The genomic stretch CGGCAACCCCAACGCGCAAGTCAACGGCAAAACCGGCGACATCCGCGTGGCAGGCAACCGCCAAATCCAGCGCACCCTGCTGTTTGCCACTTTCGTCAATGGCGTTCCACAAGCCCTTGGACAATAAGCAGCCGCAAGCGCCGCACCTGATACGCGGCATCAGCACCGAACAACTGGCCTGCGAATACTTGCAGGCCAGTGGTTTGCAACTGCTGCATCAAAACTACCGCCTGAAAATGGGTGAAATCGACCTAATCATGCGCGATGGCAATGTCATCGTGTTTATCGAAGTGCGCTACCGTAAAACCCAACGTTACGGCGGCGCATTGCTTAGTATTGACCCACGCAAGCAAGCGCGTATCATCCGCACCGCACAACACTATTTACAATACCGCGCCCCAGACGCCCAAGCGCGTTTCGACGTGGTAGCGGTAGAAGGTAACAATCCCATCAACTGGATCAAGAACGCTTTCGAATCGGGCTAAAGGGCTAACCCCATCATGAATTTACAAACACGCATCCAACAACATTTCGCCGCCAGCATTGCAACCAAGCAAAAAGCACTAGAGCTGTTACAAGAGCCCATCCTTACTGCTGCTCGTTTGGTTTTCGAGGCCATCCAACGCGACGGCAAAATCCTCAGTTGCGGCAACGGTGGCTCAGCAGGCGATGCCCAGCATTTTTCCTCCGAAATGCTCAACCGTTTCGAGCAGGAACGGCGGGGCTTACCCGCGATTGCATTGACCACGGACACTTCCACCCTCACCTCCATTGCCAACGATTACAGCTACGAACGTATATTCGCCCGCCAGATCGAAGCACTGGGGCGTAAGGGTGACGTATTACTGGCGATTTCCACCAGCGGCAATTCTGGCAACGTTAACCGCGCCATTGAAACCGCGCACGACTGCGGGATGAAGGTCGTTGCCCTCAGCGGCAAAGTAGGCGGCAGCATGAAAGACTTGTTGCAAGCAGGCGATGTAGAACTACGCGTCCCCGCCGACAGCACCGCCCGTATTCAGGAAACCCATTTGCTGTTAATTCACTGCATTTGCGACCTTGTTGACCAGATGCTCTTGACCGAAACACCATGAATGACCCCAGCAATAGCGTCAGCCTGCTACGCGAAGCCAGCCCCTACATCCAGCATCACCGCAATAGAACCTTTGTCATTGCCTTTCCCGGCGAAGTAATAGAACAGCCCACGTTTAACCGCCTGATTCAGGACATTGCCACCGTTTCCGCCTTGGGCAGCCGCATTGTCATCGTCCACGGCACTCGGTCGCAAATCAACCAACGGCTTGCAGCGGCTGGGCGTGTCGCGCACATCCACCACAATATCCGCGTCACGCACCCGGATGATATTCCTCTGGTAGAAGAAACCGTTGGGTTCCTTCGCATCAAAATCGAAAGCCTGCTCAGCCACGCCCTCAATCAACCCGGTCTGGAAAACGCCAGCATCGGCGTAAGCTCCGGCAACTACATCACCGCGCAGCCGCTTGGCATCATTGATGGCGTCGATTACGGGCATACCGGCAAAATCCGCCGCATTGCTCATCGCTTTATCCAGCAACAACTCGACAGCCACAATATTGTACTGATGTCACCTATCGGCTACTCCCCCAGCGGCGAAACCTACAACATCGACTACGAACACGTCGCCCTCAGCACCGCCAAAGCCTTGAATGCTGACAAAATCATTTTCCTCAGCGACAACGACGCACAACTGCCCCACGAAATCACCGCCGGGCAAATTGATGCCGATGCCAACGCCTCACCTTTCCTGAAAAAGATCGCCCGCATCCTGCTGGATGGCGACAGTGAACGCGTCCACCTACTGAATGCTGCCACCGACGGCGCCTTACTGCTGGAAGTGTATACCCGCGATGGTGTAGGCAGCTTGATTGCAGCCCAACAATTCGAGCAAATGCGGGCAGCAACTGTAGAAGACATCAGCGGCATCCTCGACCTGATTCGCCCATTGGAAAGCAAAGGAACGCTGATCAAACGTTCGCGGGAACAACTGGAACTGGAAATCAGCAACTTCCATGTCACCGTGCGTGACCAGAAGATCATTGCCTGCGTCGCGCTTTACCATACGGACAACCCCGACATTGCCGAGCTTGCCTGCCTTGCGGTACACACCGACTATCGTGGCGGCAATCGCGGCGACAAACTGCTCCGACACATTGCCCAACTGGCGAAAACCCAAGGCACAACCCGCCTACTGGTGCTGACGACTCAGACCACCGACTGGTTTCGCGAACGCGGCTTTATCAAAGGCAGCGTCGATGAATTGCCACCCAACAAGAAATCGCTGTACAACTACCAGCGC from Thiothrix litoralis encodes the following:
- a CDS encoding YraN family protein: MDNKQPQAPHLIRGISTEQLACEYLQASGLQLLHQNYRLKMGEIDLIMRDGNVIVFIEVRYRKTQRYGGALLSIDPRKQARIIRTAQHYLQYRAPDAQARFDVVAVEGNNPINWIKNAFESG
- a CDS encoding phosphoheptose isomerase, whose protein sequence is MNLQTRIQQHFAASIATKQKALELLQEPILTAARLVFEAIQRDGKILSCGNGGSAGDAQHFSSEMLNRFEQERRGLPAIALTTDTSTLTSIANDYSYERIFARQIEALGRKGDVLLAISTSGNSGNVNRAIETAHDCGMKVVALSGKVGGSMKDLLQAGDVELRVPADSTARIQETHLLLIHCICDLVDQMLLTETP
- the argA gene encoding amino-acid N-acetyltransferase, with amino-acid sequence MNDPSNSVSLLREASPYIQHHRNRTFVIAFPGEVIEQPTFNRLIQDIATVSALGSRIVIVHGTRSQINQRLAAAGRVAHIHHNIRVTHPDDIPLVEETVGFLRIKIESLLSHALNQPGLENASIGVSSGNYITAQPLGIIDGVDYGHTGKIRRIAHRFIQQQLDSHNIVLMSPIGYSPSGETYNIDYEHVALSTAKALNADKIIFLSDNDAQLPHEITAGQIDADANASPFLKKIARILLDGDSERVHLLNAATDGALLLEVYTRDGVGSLIAAQQFEQMRAATVEDISGILDLIRPLESKGTLIKRSREQLELEISNFHVTVRDQKIIACVALYHTDNPDIAELACLAVHTDYRGGNRGDKLLRHIAQLAKTQGTTRLLVLTTQTTDWFRERGFIKGSVDELPPNKKSLYNYQRNSQVLFKTL